From a region of the Babylonia areolata isolate BAREFJ2019XMU chromosome 21, ASM4173473v1, whole genome shotgun sequence genome:
- the LOC143296219 gene encoding son of sevenless homolog 1-like, with product MFPALSAGDNPSHGGCSSEIATKWKGIFVSALRGVQRQVHPSLTAKEDAMDYLESLMLQLLQLLCSSQPHTVQDVEERVHKTFPDPIDKWAIRDARNALEKGKKNSSLLLPVEKVQPVLKEVLGYRVDYNVAVYIVAVIEYTAADILKFTGIYVKNIRHTEITSQDIKVAICADQVLVDMFTQEEDVTAMMIEDEPVRRESMTYEDIVKDFIVEETQYLRDLNMIIKVFRAPFADLFPRSKDLEVIFSNILDIYEVTAKLLSSVEEQMEVAQDNELPQVGVCFEDLAEGEEFNVYERYVDDMLSPCGKERLNTLLQRDDVCDLLEKCGGHGFRDAMKYVLPKLLMGPVYHCLHYFEVIKALIDTSSSGEDQEVLEQAYGLLQSLKVLLERRFSGNIPKRKPWETSLRLHGRSNRQAQVQKMTELQRNIDGWEGKDIWQSCSEFILEGVLVKQVGAKKWSERHVFLFDGLIILCKQNATNSKRTSGAGPFAEYKLKEKHLIRKVEILDRDDTEDQKNAFEIVPRDHHMGIGLSTKGSFEEKCNWMAALITLQTRSMLERILDGKLREEEKCHPLIMPPSDRYRFAVQDSDENILFEEQQESSTESPLIKGGTLIKLVERLTYHMYADPKFVRTFLLTYRSFCTPLELLDLLVERYDIVEPHMEPEEDDNFEHNMRIREDLKRFRKEYVKPVQFRVVNVLRHWVDHHFYDFERDKTLLDNLREFLLNIKGKAMRKMADSIIKVIQRRIESINTEREFTYQGKPPKIEWHLARKLEDCDLMSLHPVEIARQVTLVEFDLYRAIQPSELVGSPWMKANKHQLSPNLLKMINFSTQFTFWLEKCILEAENIEERVAVVSRILEIMLVFQEHNNFNGVLEVVSALNSAHVYRLDHTFKEVPHKYVRALEEAHELNADHYKKYSEKLRSVNPPCVPFLGMYLTNILLTEEGNRDFIVTRPDNNNQRAEGFINFSKRRKVAEITSEIQQFQNQPYCLESEIMHRTFIKGLNPFGDMTEKEFNDYLYAKSLELEPRNAKQPPKFPKKYVEYSLKSPGIKPSSHRHASSSKSHGIPPNVSVPKTSEEDESPSPLCVTPPTPSTPQTPPPHGGLGSVFPDMYGSGHSCLTPSIPEEPEEPRPIPPPLPPRRRPRESLSSDLGLVMRSSDPPPPPPRQDSTVPPPVPPRRDSMPVMPVGAPSSLPRSQSVSIARPVSNTHVNVVHGNTLPRHNSDRHNSFVEQGAGGLSYSSSSSSSVFDVNGDEAIERPVLPPRTYKSHTRKQSS from the exons GAGGTTCTTGGATACCGTGTGGATTACAATGTTGCAGTTTACATTGTGGCTGTGATTGAATATACTGCTGCTGACATTCTGAAG TTCACTGGGATCTATGTGAAGAATATCCGTCATACTGAGATTACCTCTCAGGACATCAAAGTGGCAATATGTGCAGATCAG GTGTTGGTGGACATGTTCACACAAGAGGAGGATGTGACAGCCATGATGATCGAGGACGAGCCTGTCCGCCGAGAGTCCATGACCTACGAGGACATCGTCAAAGACTTCATTGTGGAGGAGACTCAGTACCTACGGGACCTGAACATGATCATCAAAGTGTTCCGTGCACCGTTTGCTGATCTGTTTCCTCGATCGAAG gACCTGGAAGTGATCTTCAGCAATATTCTGGACATCTACGAGGTTACGGCCAAACTGCTGAGCTCTGTGGAGGAGCAGATGGAGGTGGCTCAGGACAATGAGCTTCCCCAAGTGGGGGTCTGCTTTGAGGACCTGGCTGAG GGAGAAGAGTTCAATGTGTATGAGCGCTATGTGGACGATATGTTGTCACCATGTGGAAAGGAACGCCTGAACACACTGTTACAGAGGGATGATGTCTGTGATTTGTTAGAG AAATGTGGAGGGCATGGGTTCAGAGATGCCATGAAGTATGTGCTTCCCAAACTTCTGATGGGCCCAGTATATCACTGTCTGCATTACTTTGAAGTCATCAAG gCGTTGATTGACACAAGTTCCAGTGGGGAGGACCAGGAGGTGTTAGAACAGGCCTATGGGTTGCTGCAATCACTCAAAGTGCTGCTGGAGCGCCGATTCAGTGGCAACATACCAAAGAGGAAACCTTG GGAAACTTCACTGAGGTTACACGGTCGGTCCAACCGCCAAGCTCAAGTGCAGAAAATGACAGAACTGCAACGCAATATTGATGGCTGGGAGGGAAAGGACATTTGGCAGAGTTGTAGTGAATTTATCTTGG AGGGTGTCCTAGTCAAGCAAGTGGGGGCCAAGAAGTGGTCAGAGCGCCACGTGTTCTTGTTTGACGGCCTCATCATCCTGTGCAAGCAGAATGCCACCAACTCCAAGCGCACCTCTGGTGCCGGCCCCTTTGCAGAATACAAGCTGAAGGAGAAACACCTCATCCGCAAAGTGGAGATTCTGGACAGGGATGACACAGAAG ATCAGAAAAACGCCTTTGAAATAGTGCCTCGGGATCACCACATGGGCATAGGTCTCAGCACCAAGGGCTCCTTTGAGGAAAAGTGCAACTGGATGGCCGCTCTTATCACACTGCAGACAAGAAG CATGTTGGAGCGCATCCTGGACGGCAAGCTGCGGGAGGAGGAGAAGTGCCACCCGCTGATCATGCCCCCGAGCGACAGGTACCGCTTCGCCGTGCAGGACTCTGACGAGAACATCTTGTTCGAGGAGCAGCAGGAATCGTCGACGGAGAGCCCCCTCATCAAGGGGGGGACACTCATCAAGCTGGTGGAGCGGCTCACCTACCACATGTACGCTGACCCCAAGTTTGTGCGCACCTTCCTGCTGACCTACCGGTCCTTCTGCACCCCTCTGGAGCTGCTGGACTTGctggtggagag ATATGACATTGTGGAGCCCCATATGGAGCCAGAAGAAGACGACAACTTTGAGCACAATATGCGCATCAGAGAGGATCTGAAACGGTTCCGCAAGGAATACGTCAAACCCGTGCAGTTCAG AGTGGTGAATGTGCTAAGGCACTGGGTGGACCATCACTTCTACGACTTTGAGCGGGACAAAACACTGCTGGATAACCTGCGGGAATTCCTGCTGAACATCAAGGGCAAGGCCATGCGTAAGATGGCGGACTCCATCATCAAGGTCATTCAGAGGCGg atCGAGAgcataaacacagaaagagagttcACTTACCAAGGCAAACCTCCCAAGATTGAGTGGCACCTAGCTCGCAAGTTGGAAGACTGTGACCTAATGTCG CTGCACCCAGTGGAGATAGCACGGCAGGTGACACTGGTGGAGTTTGACCTGTACCGGGCCATCCAGCCCTCAGAGCTGGTGGGCAGTCCCTGGATGAAGGCCAACAAGCACCAGCTCTCTCCTAACCTGCTAAAAATGATCAACTTCTctacacag TTCACATTCTGGTTGGAGAAGTGCATCCTGGAGGCAGAGAACATTGAGGAACGGGTGGCGGTGGTGTCCCGGATCCTGGAGATCATGCTGGTGTTCCAGGAGCACAACAACTTCAACGGGGTGCTGGAGGTGGTCAGTGCTCTCAACTCCGCCCACGTCTACAGGCTGGACCACACCTTCAAG gaggtGCCCCACAAGTATGTGCGTGCACTTGAAGAGGCCCACGAGCTGAATGCTGATCACTACAAGAAGTACAGCGAGAAGCTGCGCTCGGTCAACCCCCCTTGTGTTCCGTTTCTGG GTATGTACCTAACCAACATTCTCCTGACGGAGGAGGGGAACCGAGACTTCATCGTGACCCGTCCGGACAACAACAACCAGCGGGCGGAAGGCTTCATCAACTTCAGCAAGCGCCGCAAGGTGGCAGAGATCACCAGTGAGATCCAGCAGTTCCAGAACCAGCCCTACTGTTTGGAGTCGGAGATCATGCATCGG ACATTCATCAAAGGGTTGAACCCTTTCGGGGACATGACGGAGAAGGAGTTCAATGATTACCTGTACGCCAAGTCCCTGGAGCTGGAGCCTCGCAACGCCAAACAGCCTCCTAAATTC CCCAAGAAGTACGTGGAATACTCGCTGAAGTCCCCGGGAATCAAACCCTCCAGCCATCGCCACGCCTCCTCCAGCAAGAGCCACGGCATCCCACCCAACGTCAGCGTCCCCAAGACGTCGGAGGAGGATGAAAGTCCCTCCCCCTTGTGtgtcactccacccacccccagtacaccacaaacccctccccctcaTGGAGGTCTCGGCAGCGTCTTCCCAG ACATGTACGGTTCAGGTCACAGCTGCTTGACCCCCAGCATCCCGGAGGAGCCGGAGGAGCCACGCCCGattccccctcccctgccaccgCGCCGCCGGCCCCGTGAGTCCCTGTCCAGCGACCTGGGGCTGGTGATGCGTTCCagtgaccccccgccccctcccccccgccaggACAGCACGGTGCCGCCCCCTGTGCCCCCTCGCAGAGACTCGATGCCGGTGATGCCGGTGGGGGCGCCCTCTTCCCTGCCGCGCTCGCAGAGCGTGTCCATTGCCCGGCCCGTGTCCAACACCCACGTGAACGTGGTGCATGGCAACACCCTGCCGCGCCACAACTCGGACCGGCACAACTCCTTCGTGGAGCAGGGGGCCGGTGGGctgtcctactcctcctcctcctcctcgtccgtgTTTGACGTGAATGGGGACGAGGCCATCGAGAGGCCGGTGCTGCCCCCAAGGACGtacaagtcacacacacgcaagcagagCAGCTAG